The nucleotide sequence ctcttgtaataccatatcatcaagaataaatcgagcaggacgtagggttttacctccatcaagagggcccgaacctgggtaaaacttcgtgtcccctgcctcctgttactttccgccttagacgcacagttcgggaccccctacccgagatccgccggttttgacaccaacattggtgctttcattgatagttccgctgtgtgatcgacaaaacgatcgatggctcgcctgcagatcaactgcgatttcggtgtcttcgtcaccagttcgactAGTCACCTTGATTCGACCAAGAATtgtgccccgtgttcggatcaccatgttcggacgagggccttcatcaaacatcaactccgatctctatcaagatcatggaggaatcatctatggagctcgggggctcaacgtcaacattgccctcaagcgaccgtgctggtTTTTTTGGACAGaaaactcgtatctgccgccaccacctccttgaGTATCGCTTTGGCGATTGCTTTGGtgtaattgtgcggaattgagtctataacaaccctggaaaatttcgtcgagttccgatggagcaatctctggcaatccacgatataccggagccctgtcaaatctggatgggaatttggatgagtttagggcgtggtgtccagcttctagctcggacgtcctttggaagatccaaccgttgatcggctgcagaattcctatatgaaccacctctcaaaatttcagctcgatccgaccgtccaaactccgggaaccttccgattagtgcatcacttttcggatctgttttctgcgcgaaaacaaatccgacccgagttcatcttttttatgaacgggatttcggacatcccttttaaaggaagttttgtatgaggtattgtgttttgttcccgaacacatcccactaacttcaagatcttttgaacatgatcttcaacatcatgctggtgtcaaaccagtccggcaatattactccacggctgccgacctgcgctagacacgtcatcactttagccgagctcaacttcttcggatcatcatctcggcaagccaaacaatagtccggcatcgcgaaggataaatcatcatcaacatcgccgccccacggattacacggagcgggcataccgacaTCGCCggacggtcgcttcatcaagccggcatcgatcacgtcacgacctgcatcgacagggccgcactattgcttcttcaagctggtgtccatcacgccgacctacttcgactcatcggctaacgtcgaggcttcgacatctcggctggaccaggggcttcgccacatcttcatcaacttactccggacacttcggcgtcactagccgaccagctctgtcacgttagctgggccgagggctttgccccAGTGAGTTAACCTTTActagcattgccatgccgtcattttatcacccatcaggcaatgggtgtgcggagcgagtcccaattttgggaatcaccttccttcggattgctagaACAAATAAACCACTTtccatacatagtccggcgaacgccgcatccggagctcggaccgacctgtgaattcagcattggccacgcctttactacatcacgccgacgtcctgcatcaacattgacttcggcgccaggccatatttcttctattcctcactttgcataaattatttattatgcaacatttttttaattatcattattactattatctccggtttgcactattttttgtgcacaggaaaatgatccggggacttcggcgtcactctgccggtctgcattgaccgtgctatgtcaccacttcggcgtgtcgagctctccgctccgccacctcgggaccagcttgggggatggaaccttgcccctgcatcaagctcggaccgcgtcatcaataccgaacacattaaccagctaagtcgctttcatgctcaaagctttaatttctaacttgtgttcggttcgaccaagcattatacttttttggaaaaaaagttgTTTGTAAAATTTTTCCttatccaaactttgtttgtgacgcataaattcaaatacccaattcatttgggggcttccttcatgaagcttttccacttgcatatgattatacttgtacggcttcgttccttgttcgtgtattacgccacaatatgcaccatattgacttaagcgatttgcaagatgggttgcctcgctcctgtgtttacccctacgttcccgattgttcggttagggagtaaagggagcacctctgcgattgtcacgatcgggtcacctgagccggacctcagactggatgaagtcgaaagctagtgctcttattgttttcaatgatggtcggcacacaacggaactcatgagtacaaaaaatctattgcacaagtctcataataacaatgagcaccgaagagaggtatcggtgggggtgctattttcttcgaagatgcttcttacacttcacggtaatatagcataagttccctgagcgcgctttgtctgttacagccttatggcctgattgcctggttattggaaacaccgtcgatattctcgacggatggagtacataacactttttggtccttgaccgaagagggagaagccgacggtcagttaagacgcgtttaaattttggttgaacaaagatatgatataagtacttcggtacatacaatcattatacataaaatcttttacccaagtcacttgggggctcttaaaatttatatgagctactttatagtaaatgtgttttcttcttggtcgttgcaaagtttttttctatcgctccttttttgacgtgagtgtgtggtcaatagccagataacccatttctctctagtgaccgctcaagtttagttcgctaaactggtctaAGGAGAAGCACTCCACCTTTGGGATAGGAGGTTGctgccgtaggctgacccgcttgtagtcttgagatcggatgtgtaatgttaaagcacgacagaagcactctttttttttctaagaccaattttcggattggcaccgaacacttgatcttgttcggacgtcaagtttttactgatgttttttggttttttccaagcttatggcacttttaaactatttgtgtgttttcagcacaagtctcgtagtgcaatgccggacacctttatagattcggcaaaaatattctcggatattgctatatatgcatcggtttcaaattgtgtcttcggtcaatagttgggttgcccgactcctgcacTTGCTttctacgttccgttttgttcagctaggcgtgcaaagggagaaccactgcgattgtgcttccagctcacatggttaagcacctcagtggagaaagccgaaaactgactgtcacaataagcgtaaactggtcagcgatccgatgactatgttaaatgacgggccgttcataacattggccaaagtgtttacggcttgaccccgactgtcaccaaacactaccgggggctattaactggcctcccaaactaaatcctcgatattttgctcttacattagagatgaggtttaatgatcatgcttagcatgacaacccaaagaaaggaaccgatagcgggactattttctttggaagacatttcttctgttaaatagtaatataactctctatgtacctttgtttataaaaccgtatggccagattgccttgtttgttgtaaatctttgccctcataaaggctttataaagtaggacaaacactcttcggctactggccgaggaggtggaagccgatggtcgatcaacaaagttttgtacaatgcggatccgagcattaatgacgtaaagtacttggatacatagagtcattacgcATAATTTGTgcttttactatggatattgatccttcattcggccacccatgcccgcattaatGCTCGGGGGCTACTACGCTTCggccttattatttacaaatattaaaggggcacatcgatcccctgatctggtgttgccacccgaccagtgtctcgggggctactgcattgcctgttcgatgcagaaaattttaagtgcaatatagttgccgaggagattttgatcctcaggttggtcggccgcacccaacctgagtctcgaagactaagcacaccgctttttgtgtcctgaagtattctgtcgagctaggacttgatcctcaggccgattttgcaaatcaacctgagtctcagcggctattgggatcagcggtcttacgtcatccttcaggtgcatctcgggttttagactgatacacaccttgagggctactggccatatatctcggcggagaataaattgcaataataaaaaagattgacaaaaaattggcccacagtcggggtggtgcaccacctcggaagcagtccagcataaagctcgggcgctagtggctggctccatagagggcatttccggcattaagctcggctaaactccttcaacttttttgaaccaaggtgatatgacacctcggatatagtccgacgttggagctgggacactgtccggcgttggatatcggatatagtccggcgttggagctcggatacagtccggtgttggagcttggacatagtccggcgttggaactcagatacattccggcattggagctcggaagcggtccgacattggtgctcggctgaaAAAGATACCTCAAATACAGTCcgacgttagagctcggacgcaagaggacactgcctcccgggaacaacttcaaacccgaggtgtggcataaaaataataaggcattgataaaggccggaaacttaaaggggctcctcggatacccggcgtataaactcgtcgaatgcactttggcgatcctcaagatcgaagatgagaagatttgttgaaccagttttcaagaccgacgaccgaagatgaagaacagttcggaagaatcgaggagcgtccctaacttgaagaccggttcagggggctactaacggtgtcctggactagggggtactcatcacatcgtctcccgatcagttggattgggccgaggacccccatggccgcatactcatgggccagttcggacagctgccgcatacaaggaagattccacaagacttggcgatcaagacaaggactccaccccaccggcgtatttggctaggactcttgttatcctaggcctctggtacattatataaaccgaggccaggctagtcgatacaacatacagacaatcataccataggctagcttctagggtttagcctcttcgatctcgtggtagatcaactcttgtaatacccatatcatcaagaataaatcgagcaggacgtagggttttacctccatcaagagggcccgaacctgggtaaaacttcgtgtcccctgcctcctgttaccatccgccttagacgcacagttcgagaccccctacccgagatccgccggttttgacactgacactcatGTTGAAGaaagcctcttcccaagaaaactcaagctaatgcttctcaagttgagaaatcaagtgagaaggaagtgaagagtagacgttacTACCTATGttgtgagaaaggtcacctcgcttcttcatgcactagtggtaacttatccaacccaactattattgatgatatccattctcttgggaaggataaggttggcaatgtgtttgccaaagttATTGGTACTCAAAATGGTGTCAataaaagaaccatttgggtagccaagcctattgtgactaatctcttaggacccaacttgatTAGGGACcaagaagctcaaacttgatcaataggtgttgttggagggcattggagacttggctacgtTATggagaattaaggggacttcatcattcttattgtctcaagccaagtcaattgggttatcaagtttctatactatatccaatgtgcctccttatGGTAACATGTACTTAATTACTTGCAACTTTGGAtgcttggttttgttccttgcatctgtttgtatatgttgtgcttccaacttgattatcttgagaaatcaagtatgtgtgtgttgtttTGCAcgtcatgtacgtgtgtgtcgtgcgtagagcctttatgcttctttttgtatcttagttggctcttgtgagagattaatggaatatcccattatgggggagcgATATGCTtcgtgcacctcacaatcctataaatgtgtgtacatgagtaataccatctagtattgatattacaagattatctagtcgctatgtggtatgtcttctcatgagaaattcaaattctaaacaGTCCATTTATGATCTCTtattggatcctcttattgcctcttgttaagtttttattggtatcacattatgggggagtaatattctttgtgcatattacaagcctagaaaatgtgtacatttgagatattatcacctagaattgatattgtaaattatcttgttcctaggtggcatgttagctctacaagttgcaatttgcttgtgtttggtgtgaataTGATGTTGGacatccttgctatctaccaacgggaattTTTTCCAAATACtacttgtcttttgacaattggtactcacttatgtgtggtagacattattgatcatctttacattggccttttcTTTTATGTGTGGTAGAcattattcatttggtatcttttcttcgcttggtatttctttgtcttttggtctcggttcttgaaagtcttgagcatgcattttaacttcatgtagtttccttggcatgctttctttctttgacccaatatataggggaaactccaccaagcctcaaagtggatgagatgtgcatgatttcatttccatatctatatgcacatatttatgtggagtttgtcctatgtattgttggtgtttctaactcttggtcccaatgagtttgggtaccaatttgtttgtgttgttgttctaggaacaactggagatgcattggatgctcggctcactcacaaggaaggtgatgtcaccatgtgcttattggagtcaagctaggatgatcaatgaactactatctacctttaattggtatctactacatccttccaatgatatctcggtaacaagtatctcttcatgcattcttttcttgcattcaaccttgtgtaggttgcatcttagcATGATATTtattccatcttgtgatacttgtttcctttatcaaagcatctcaacgatgatctcatgttgctagttgtgatgtctttgatggttgtttggtaggaattcatttatatacaataagaccatatctagccatgtgctatgcttccaagaaaAATTCTAAATTGGTATATTTGTGACTTCCTTGTGCATATCTTGTTCTTTATTTTTTGTAACTATTTCATgtgtatacactagtagaaaaagggtcaaatgtgaagcacattagtgccggtttgaatttgagccgacactaatgtgtccattagtgccggttccaatggctaggcgggcggacatcattagtaccggtttgtggtgaacctttagcaccggttcgtgccacgaaccggtactaaagtgagtgctggcaggatgttgtcagtccggggcccctccagcacctttagtaccgggtcgtatcacgaaccggtaataaaggtcgtcctacatacacccttcgtccacctgagctcgctctgttcttcccctttcccctctcctctctattatttcccctcttcctctcaagctcatcacacattttgcccaaaatttgtcaagatttcaaggcccccatccattcaaatgatcacaaaggttagcaactttgtcctttcatctctcattgctagattagctcgtgcaatgcttagtgatagatttttgagtttagtaatttgggaggaattatatatactAGACGTCAGCCCATGCAACTGCACGGGCTAGTGTAATAAATGCCTATTTGGTCTAAATATTAAGAAAATATATTTATAGTTATTACCATCAAAGTAGTTCCGAGTTAGGTTGTCTATGTATGTGTTATGTTCTATACATGTCAAGAAAACAACCGCAGATTTCTTGATCATATTTCGGTTGTGTACCAAACTTAGTGTGTCAGTTTATGCACATGTGTTCTTTAACTTTTTACCTACCATTTAAATTTTCATGAAAATAGTTTAACTAATAATTGTATGCACCAAATAATGGTCAAATACACATGTTTAGGACTATGCTTGTTTCTAAAATGCCCTATTTTTCAGGACAAATAATGCAGCGCTAATCAACCATATTGTGTGATTCAGTTATTGCTTATGCATTTATGATCTACATCAAAATTTTATCTAATGTTTTGCATCAAATGTGCTACACACTATTTTCCTCTCAAATATAGCATGCCAAATGAAAGCAACAATCAAAGCATATCACATGTTGTTGGTTCACATAAAATTTCCACACAGAAATAAAATTATAGAAGTTTTAAAATAGGGCAAAGGAACAAAACAAATCAAGGTGAACACTTGTAATATAACCTATGCGGGAACAACAATAAGGGTTCATAATGTCAAATCTCACATATTTACCTTCCAAACTTATAAATTGGTAACCTGCAAGTAACTTTGTTGCATACATCAAGAGACATCTAACTTTTGTTTGTCTACACCACAGCGGCATTGCTTTATAAGAACACCTGATGGGCACGACGATGTCTAAATTAAATCTAGTTCAAAGTGATCAATTATAATACAAAAGTATGACATGCGAATCCTTTGCATTTGATTAAATATTCAGTGAAAAAATATATCTGAGAATTGAAAGCAACAAATCAGAAATTCGTTGGTTAGTTAAGCTCCAATGAAAAGGAATAATGAGATTGTGGTTTTAAGAAGACCACCATATGACAAAATATTCGGAAGCAAGCATGAACTTTTCCAAGTCACAACAATGTATTCACATGTATACATCAAGGTTGAAGGCCTTGTGCATACTGGTTTCGGCATGTACTTCCTTATTACACATGCGTTCTCTGTGTCAACTAAAAGGCCAAGAGCAGAGTCCCTACgccatctgtcatggatcactttTCAAGTTCAATATACCATGCCTAGCTTGTGTCTCGGAGCTGTTTTCAATGATGCTACTATATTAGTCGATGGCTTGCACACTTATCACACATACCGAACGATATAAACATTTAGCAAAGCCACATTACATGTTCAGTAATAGAAGTAAGAAATCATCACCCTCTCACTCCTGTGCTGGAATAGCATTGCGGTAGAATCATTGATAGTGCCATAAAACTATTTACTCGAATAACACTGTAGTAGACTCATTGATACTGGTTTGTTCATGTCTTTCATAATGAATTTAAAATGTAATCTCACATTTAAACAATTTATTTTAAGCTGGATGCCGTCTATAATGGCAGATAAGCCTGCTCTTATCTTTCAGAATGAATTACCGCACATAACTATttcaaaacaaaaggaaaagattACACATGCCACATTAGAAATAAAGTTTTGTGTACTAATAGTCTAACTTTCTTAAGCATCATAATAATGAAACAATAATTAAATCTGTACTATTTTTAAATTTAAACAACTTACACTAATTTTGCATGGTTATGCTTAAGTAAGAAATCAGTCGAGCAACCTCGCTTCTTGATCGAGAATCCTCCAAAGATATGTATTCACCTGAAAAAAACAACACTTAGTTAAATATGATTTTGAGAAACTAAATTAGGGAATCTTCTGTGTAATACCCTTTAGAAATATAAGCCATAAAACGGTAGGTAAAAAGGCATATAATAACAATTATTTTAGAATGCACACACAAATAATTCAATGTACACCTAAAGGCTGAATAATAAATCTTTACATGGGCGCGCATGTAAGAATTATGAATATTTATTCCACTATTGCAAGAATCATAAGAACACATTCAGCAACTCATTCCTGCGTAACGCAAAAGTTACTAAATTAAAGAGAAAAATGTGTACAATATGTACACTTGCACATTGTATGACACCAATCAGATCGTTCCTGCCAGAACCAAGCAAGAGCCCTCTACTGAAAGATAGCTAGAATTTCTTTTTGAAATATTTGCTTAGAATGCATCCCTGAAAAGTTTCATGACGTGGTGCCACATGGGAGCATACCCGATTACTTTCTCATTATTTTCAACACCGCAGCTGCCGCATTTGAAACGTCCTTTGGCATTGATTTTCTCATTATTTTCTGTGAAAGtagaatacaaatatttgaattattGCCTAACACTGACTCAGTATAATATCTAAGGAACCGATTTGCAGGCTCCTTTTTGTAGGATCAAAAAGAAATACAAAAGAAATCATATCAACATATATTGTTCTTAAAGAGGAGAAATTAGTGGAAAACCACATGCAAGGCAATGCATCAATCTTGCTGAAGCTCTTGGCAGCACTCATTCTTCCTTGATTACTTTGAACCTAACCTTGCAGCCCTCCACAACAGCATGACGGCCTCCCACACTGACGATTGCATCTAGTACAACAAATGAATCTTTCCTCTTTCAATCTGAGCCATGGCTGGGCATAACATGGAGATGAGGGGCATGGCTTTCCATGTGCTTGTGTTCTCGCTTGTGTGTGCCTGCAACCGAGGAGGATTTCATATTGGACTTCATATCATAAGCTTTATTGTATTCATGTGTTGAAAAGCATAAGAAGTTACGAAAGTCTATTTTCAGGACATAATAGTACCGGTTCTCACTATAAGTATGGTCGATTGAGATTTTTGCTGGTCCGTTCTTGCGGATGGGAGAATCCTCCTCGGAACGACATGGCGAATTTATACCTGCTGGGTGGACACAGTACACACACATGAATACAGTATTAGCACTAAGAGTAATGGTTATGTATCAACAACACATGAATACAGGCTTAATACTAAGAGCAATGGTTATTTATCAATCTACGCATACATTATAGATACAGTTACGTAATATCAATATGGACACGAATTAATCAGATACCTCAGCGTGCATGCACCACTGTTTCTTTTGAAGGAAAACAGCCAGCATTGATTTCATTTCATTAAGAGAAAGGCATCTACCACTGTATATACCAATTGATTAGAGACGGCCGGTTACAGTGTCAGTATGATTAGTAGCTAAATATGAACAGCTAGCTAAGCATGTACCACTGTGTATACCAATTGATTAGATACCTCTCAGCTGttctcatgtgtgtgtgtgtgcctgcaGCCGTGGAAAATAGATCAAGCCATCTTTGTGCACTTGCACATCTTGCCGAGATCAATTGATTTTTTTAGCTCACATACCTTCATGTCAACAGGACGTAATCCACAGAGGGCAGTACACCGTATGTCCGTACTGCGTGCGAGACTGGCATCTGACGTGTAGTCTGCTTGCACCAACAGATGTTCCATCGCTTTGAGAGGATCCATCAAGTAAACTTTTGTCACTTGCATATCTGTCTAGAACATCAATCAAGTGCTAAGTTGGAAAGCAACCAATCGACAATAAGAGCGCCAGGACGGCCAATGCCATAGGATTGATTGCTGGGTGCAGTGTGAGTATCACGTGGACGCGAGTTGTGTCTGGATCGAGCGGCGGATATCATGGTGGAAAAGGATTTGGCAAAGATGGCGATACAGGGAGGATCGATCTGAACTCGTTCGCCTGGCAATGCGCGCAGGCGACAAAATATGGTCGTCCCTTCATCCAGCATGTAGAGCTGTGCGCCGCCCTGTCCGACGGCTCAGTCGATAGTCCAGTCAGCATATTGCAGGGAGGTCATTGTGGACGTGCGCATGATATGCTTTTCGTAAATACTAAATTCATCACCACGCAGCAGCCATATGTGTGCTTAAGGAAGCGATTAATTGAAGTAAATAGTAGAACCAATGCATCTAATTCAATTACCTTTAGTTTCCTGCAAATGGAGGCAAGTACGG is from Triticum aestivum cultivar Chinese Spring chromosome 3A, IWGSC CS RefSeq v2.1, whole genome shotgun sequence and encodes:
- the LOC123058001 gene encoding uncharacterized protein — its product is MKYSSAAVSHRREHMPMESHAPDLHSSVWEAVMLLWRAPSVLPQYLYDYPPWCIPYNRTCLHLQETKGINSPCRSEEDSPIRKNGPAKISIDHTYSENRHTQARTQAHGKPCPSSPCYAQPWLRLKEERFICCTRCNRQCGRPSCCCGGLQG